The Triticum aestivum cultivar Chinese Spring chromosome 4B, IWGSC CS RefSeq v2.1, whole genome shotgun sequence sequence AGGTTTGATTTAAACCGGCTTTTAGAGATTCGGTTCCGAACAAATTTGAAGGCAACGCATGTTTGCGAGAGAGAAAAAAGAGGCATGACGAGAAATCCCCGCCTGGGAGACCCTCTCGTGTCACcactaagagcaagtacaatagagctgactcagcgggctataagaaataaactagtatatttttgTTTAGTTggaaaaaagagaaaaggagagagaaggtaagcgggctcttcgtgaagaacCAGCTCTAGCatatgctcctaggcactttgtgagaatgaaatatgggccacataataaaaaaatagtgcACTCTTTTGATCCACTATTATACGTGTTGGCTATAAAATGAGTGATAAATGATATGGCATTGGCTTATAGCcaacagctggctatactattaaccatgctctaatacaTCACCAGTGCTCTTCTTTTGGACTGAATAGCATCAGTGCTCACCAATCGCTCTGCCGGCAGCCAGCGAGTGACCAAGGAAACACGAACTCTTCCTGCAGCCGGCAACCACTCCGCTCTGCGTGCTTCTAGCAGCGCGTCCCTGTCGGCCCCACCGGACACGTCACGCGACATCCAAGCCACCACCGTGTTCGTGGGCCCCACACGCAGCGACGCAACATGGTCCCCCGCGCCAGCCGCCCCAACAACTGGCGGGTCCCACCTACCGGTCACAAAAGATCGTGACCCCATCGCTACCCGCCTACGTGTGCAGCTTCCAGGCAGGAGACAGATATCGCTACGCGCACGCACAGGGTGAGCTCGAGACAACCAACTGGGGCTGCGCAGGTGGGGCCAAGCGGGCAGCGCCGCGCGTGGGGCCCGCGGAGGGGACCCCGGTCGTTACAAGAGTCcccgccccctctctctcctctcctctcctctcgcgCGTGTACGCCTCCCTGTCTCCCACCCTCTTGCTCCCGCGACGACGATAGCCatttcacctctctctctctctcccccacatCTCTTCTCTGAATAGCTCTCGCGGCCGACCGAGCGCTGCACGGCCTGCGGCGCCGTGCGGAAGGCAGGATGCCGGCGTGGTGGAAGGGCAAGGGCAGGAGCAAGAGcaaggcggcggcgccggcgggggaCGCCGGCACAATTCCGGTCGGGAGAGACGGGGAGAAGGACAGGAAGAACAAGAAGGCGAGCAGCTTCGACGAGGCGCTTATTGGCAGGGAAGGCCGCGGGAAGAAGCTGCAGCAGCCGGCGCCGGCAGTCGGGCACCCGCTGCCGCGGCCGGCGTCCATGCCGTCGGCCTCCGCCCCCGCGTCCGCGTCGGCGTCCGCTTCAAGCGGGGGCAGCTCCTCGCTCGGGTCCTCCGCGGCGTCCGACGAGCCGCTGGATCTCGGAATTTACAGGTGAGAGGCAGCGCCATACTGATCACCACCAGAGTACACATACTAGTTGGTCAGGTAGTTAATCTGCTGAGTTTGGGTGGTTGGTTGGTTGCTTCACACACAGGCTAAAAGTTCGAGAGCTTTTGCTCGTGCTCTCGTGTTGAATTCGGTGTAAAGTTTTTGTTTTGGGGGCGCTAGGCGTGGCGTACTAGTTACTGTTCTGCTGAATTATTATTCTTATTCTTTTTGTTGAATATATATGCCGTCAGTGGGCAATTGGAGGTGGTGTTGAGCTGTTCTTGACATCTGTTTGGGTTTCAGATTAGGTTTTTGTGGCTGCTTTTCTCGGAGCTGCAGCTTTGATGTTTCTCTGGTTTTCCTCCCGAAAGTTATGTGTCCATGCTCTGATTTATTCTTTGATTAGTTGGCGGATGAATCCAAATGGAACCGGATTCTGCTGCCCTGTTAGCCTGAAGGAAAAATGGATCTCCTTGAATCTTTGATTCAtctctttttaaaaaaaataaaaattcagGCTATTGCCTGGGCTTTATTCGATGGGTTTAGTTTTGCTGTCAACAGAGATGAAAACTTGTTTTCTTGGTTGCAACACTGAATCCTTATCGTTTGGATCTCCGTTTGCGTTTTGTACTGGATTAGTGATGTCTTTACGGTGATTTTTGGTTGCTGTTATagctgttgtttgcattaatttttcAAGGCAGTTCCATCAGCCGATTTGCCAATCTCATCTGGAATTTGTTATTGTGCAAATTAATCTCGAACTCTGTGGCCCAGCTTATCGCCGTGTGCTACAAGCATAGGAGACGATGCTTGTTGACCTTTTCTTCTTTCGAATAAAGAATATTACTAAACGACATTCCTTCAATCCCAATTATGCGTTAAGATATGATAGCTCTAGAATGCTTTAAAAAATGTACTACTGATGCCAAGTGATTGGTTCATAAATGTGCGTTTCAACTGACTTGATTTTCATGCTTAATTCAATAGGATATCAGATGCAAATAGAACGCCGGCCATTGATTCTCGGAAACAAAGTCTTGTGCTAGAAGAAGGGCGCTTTGTCATAAATAATCTGGCTTCAGAGAATAACAGATCGTGTGAACCCTCAGTTTCTCCAAGGAAAGAATTTCAACCCAACATTTTGGATCTTCCAAGTGATCGAACGACGTACTGTCATGGCCGAAAATCGACAGAAATTGTGTTTCCTACACGGATGCCGAGCTCTCCCCCTAGTTCAAGAGGCAAACATTGTCCAACCTCACCTGTGCATTCAAGAGCATTTGGGCAATGCCCAGGATCCCCTACTGCGTGGCAAGATGATGCACGGAACTCAAGTTCACCACACCCACTTCCTCTTCCTCCAGGCTCCCCGTGCACATCTTCCCGTTCCCTCCATTCACAATGGAAAAAGGGGAAGTTGTTAGGCAGTGGTACATTTGGGCAAGTATACCTCGGATTCAACAGGTTCGCAGTTTGATGCTAGAGCATTCTATTTTCTCCTCTTCTTCAGCAACTGAACCTTTCCTTTGTACAGTATACTTAAGTGCACTCTAAATGTAATGCAGTGAAGGTGGCCAAATGTGTGCAATTAAAGAGGTTAAGGTTATTGCTGATGATTCAAACTCAAAAGAGTGTCTGAGGCAGCTAAATCAGGTATCATCTTTGGAGCATATTGTCTTAGTCAGCATCATTCTCATGTAACGGAAGTTAGTTCTTTCGTACTGACACTGCTCTTTATTGACAGGAAATGCTGCTCCTGAATCAGCTTTCGCATCCAAACATTGTGCAGTACTATGGCAGCGAACTGGTAAATACAAAACATATGACGATCTTCCATGTTTTATTCTCGATCGAACATGTAACATTATCATCAATTTTATtcgcaaataaataaataaattacccAAGCAATCACAGTCACTATAATATTTTATCTGAAAGTTAGGTGGTGCTGCAATGGTTACTTCGTTAGATACATTAGAATATTTATTTCCAATCATAAACCAGTAAACAACTGTAGTGCAAACAATGAAGTGTCCCATTTTATTTGCAGATTTACCCTTTTGCCTGAATAAGTTTCATATTGCAATGCAGTCTAGTGAAACACTCTCAGTCTATCTTGAGTTTGTTTCTGGGGGCTCTATACATAAGTTGCTTCAAGAATATGGTCCATTTGGTGAGACCGTCCTCCGGAACTACACTGCACAGATCCTTTCTGGCCTTGCATACTTGCATGGACGGAATACAGTGCACAGGTACTGAGCAGTCATCAAAGTAAATAGAATAGGATGGCCATTTATTTTGAAAAATATCACGGCTTTCTTACTTATTGATGAAAACTTACCTTTCTCACAGGGATATCAAAGGAGCAAATATACTTGTAGATCCCAATGGTGACATCAAACTTGCAGATTTCGGTATGGCCAAGCATGTAAGTACTAATACTGTGTCAATGATCTGACATGTATTTTATTACACAAACATCAGTTGGTTAAATGTGGATTTTATTTATACAGATATCAGCATACACATCCATCAAATCTTTCAAAGGAAGCCCCTACTGGATGGCTCCAGAGGTAAGACTACTGCAATTTTCCCTTGTTAGTTGAACACCAACTGATATATATTTATTCCCCAGGTTATCATGAATACCAATGGATATAGCCTTTCAGTGGACATTTGGAGCCTTGGCTGCACCATTCTTGAGATGGCAACTGCAAGGCCTCCATGGAGTCAGTACGAAGGGGTGAGTGTTATGACAATTTTATATAGCTATGGTGGTTGTTCTTCTGATGATTGTCTGCTAAGCTTTGTAATCGATTTCACAGGTGGCTGCAATATTCAAAATTGGAAACAGCAAAGACATACCTGATATCCCAGATCATCTTTCTTCTGAAGCGAAAAGCTTTT is a genomic window containing:
- the LOC123091367 gene encoding mitogen-activated protein kinase kinase kinase 3 isoform X1, which produces MPAWWKGKGRSKSKAAAPAGDAGTIPVGRDGEKDRKNKKASSFDEALIGREGRGKKLQQPAPAVGHPLPRPASMPSASAPASASASASSGGSSSLGSSAASDEPLDLGIYRISDANRTPAIDSRKQSLVLEEGRFVINNLASENNRSCEPSVSPRKEFQPNILDLPSDRTTYCHGRKSTEIVFPTRMPSSPPSSRGKHCPTSPVHSRAFGQCPGSPTAWQDDARNSSSPHPLPLPPGSPCTSSRSLHSQWKKGKLLGSGTFGQVYLGFNSEGGQMCAIKEVKVIADDSNSKECLRQLNQEMLLLNQLSHPNIVQYYGSELSSETLSVYLEFVSGGSIHKLLQEYGPFGETVLRNYTAQILSGLAYLHGRNTVHRDIKGANILVDPNGDIKLADFGMAKHISAYTSIKSFKGSPYWMAPEVIMNTNGYSLSVDIWSLGCTILEMATARPPWSQYEGVAAIFKIGNSKDIPDIPDHLSSEAKSFLKLCLQRDPAARPTAAQLIEHPWVKDQASVRSSRSGSGITRDMFSTSTDGSKATVKTSIELSSYRSLSPLRDTNLRLRNLVVPASSIPSISTRKASAISASNVRMNMSLPVSPCTSPLRQYRQSNRSCLPSPPHPAYSAGAANYSPINNMLYPTRPSNYLTDPWLETPRQKTQTFDSPRRL
- the LOC123091367 gene encoding mitogen-activated protein kinase kinase kinase 3 isoform X2; amino-acid sequence: MPAWWKGKGRSKSKAAAPAGDAGTIPVGRDGEKDRKNKKASSFDEALIGREGRGKKLQQPAPAVGHPLPRPASMPSASAPASASASASSGGSSSLGSSAASDEPLDLGIYRISDANRTPAIDSRKQSLVLEEGRFVINNLASENNRSCEPSVSPRKEFQPNILDLPSDRTTYCHGRKSTEIVFPTRMPSSPPSSRGKHCPTSPVHSRAFGQCPGSPTAWQDDARNSSSPHPLPLPPGSPCTSSRSLHSQWKKGKLLGSGTFGQVYLGFNSEGGQMCAIKEVKVIADDSNSKECLRQLNQEMLLLNQLSHPNIVQYYGSELSSETLSVYLEFVSGGSIHKLLQEYGPFGETVLRNYTAQILSGLAYLHGRNTVHRDIKGANILVDPNGDIKLADFGMAKHISAYTSIKSFKGSPYWMAPEVIMNTNGYSLSVDIWSLGCTILEMATARPPWSQYEGVAAIFKIGNSKDIPDIPDHLSSEAKSFLKLCLQRDPAARPTAAQLIEHPWVKDQASVRSSRSGSGITRDMFSTSTDGSKATVKTSIELSSYRSLSPLRDTNLRLRNLVVPASSIPSISTRKASAIASNVRMNMSLPVSPCTSPLRQYRQSNRSCLPSPPHPAYSAGAANYSPINNMLYPTRPSNYLTDPWLETPRQKTQTFDSPRRL